One Pectobacterium carotovorum DNA segment encodes these proteins:
- the bcsE gene encoding cellulose biosynthesis protein BcsE, producing the protein MKQNFSLGIRDLWDELVTLQKAGFYWVNIDRQVDATLFCQQIIHGQNNDARVTLIGCGERSDSLLTALLSTEINDTEIKQLSCYALPENKAALLNLTDDLMRALRPKNRLLVLYAPASLWRDISPERLQRWVDDTAAWLHQRQCTLVVIGHSSGVTRLRNMLISQHRGLYGLASLQWQQDRAQYLVSWWATERGVRANKVQMLQSGNDGWHMLKEEEPVLTPSLDDDGLFLMEKSVMEGAPALSEHWQLLDDNAILVQTGMLTNAATLVFALNQTSQVDTLVKQVHSLRRQRGELLKIVVREMKPCLRASDERLLLACGANIIVSHSEPLSRFLARIESVQGQRFTKHVPVDVEVLLTTMRPLQIKGYQPPETFRQSVQMLIDSTLMPEGSKGVLVALRPVPGVRAAQALTLCTLRRFGDVVTIAQGRLFLFLSNCRLNELDIALKSIFRLPVDEAFSNRIVWSQDLQILAEVKSLVQDDTLGQEQQINDYVQLQQAVSTPHSQTPRREPIAIDLLKPDLLARAPGEPS; encoded by the coding sequence ATGAAGCAGAACTTTTCATTAGGTATTCGTGACCTTTGGGATGAGCTGGTTACGCTCCAGAAGGCTGGCTTTTATTGGGTAAATATCGACCGACAGGTTGATGCCACATTATTTTGCCAGCAAATCATACATGGCCAGAATAACGACGCGAGAGTGACGTTAATAGGCTGTGGGGAGCGGTCTGATTCGCTGTTGACCGCGCTGCTTTCTACCGAAATAAATGATACTGAAATAAAACAATTATCTTGCTATGCATTGCCGGAAAATAAAGCCGCGTTGCTGAATTTAACCGATGATTTAATGCGCGCATTACGCCCCAAAAATCGCCTTCTGGTGCTTTATGCACCGGCTAGCCTGTGGCGGGATATTTCGCCGGAAAGGCTTCAACGCTGGGTGGATGACACGGCGGCATGGCTACATCAGCGCCAGTGTACGCTGGTGGTGATCGGCCACAGCAGCGGCGTAACCCGTCTGAGAAATATGCTGATTTCCCAACATCGCGGGCTCTATGGTTTAGCCAGCCTGCAATGGCAACAGGATCGCGCACAGTATCTGGTGTCATGGTGGGCAACGGAAAGAGGCGTGCGGGCGAATAAGGTACAGATGCTGCAATCCGGCAATGACGGATGGCACATGTTGAAGGAAGAGGAGCCCGTTCTCACGCCGTCTCTGGATGACGATGGGCTGTTCTTGATGGAAAAGAGCGTGATGGAAGGCGCGCCTGCGCTGTCAGAACACTGGCAACTGCTGGACGACAACGCCATCTTGGTACAAACCGGCATGCTGACCAATGCAGCTACCCTCGTTTTTGCGCTCAATCAAACCAGTCAGGTGGATACGCTTGTCAAACAGGTTCATAGCCTGCGGCGGCAGCGTGGTGAATTGCTGAAGATTGTGGTGCGTGAAATGAAGCCTTGTCTGCGTGCCAGCGATGAGCGCCTGCTGTTGGCATGTGGCGCCAATATTATTGTCTCCCATTCCGAGCCGCTATCCCGTTTTCTGGCGCGGATCGAAAGCGTGCAGGGGCAGCGCTTTACCAAGCATGTTCCTGTCGATGTCGAGGTCTTGCTGACCACCATGCGGCCGCTACAGATTAAGGGCTATCAGCCTCCTGAGACCTTTCGACAGTCTGTGCAGATGTTGATTGATAGCACGCTCATGCCGGAAGGCAGCAAAGGCGTGCTTGTCGCATTGCGCCCCGTGCCGGGCGTACGGGCGGCGCAGGCGTTGACGCTGTGTACGCTGCGGCGCTTTGGCGATGTCGTCACGATCGCGCAGGGGCGGCTGTTTTTGTTCCTGTCCAATTGCCGCCTGAATGAGCTGGATATTGCGCTGAAATCCATTTTCCGCCTGCCGGTAGATGAAGCGTTCAGCAATCGGATTGTCTGGTCACAAGACCTACAGATTCTGGCAGAAGTTAAATCGCTGGTGCAGGACGATACGCTGGGCCAGGAACAGCAGATTAACGATTATGTTCAATTGCAGCAGGCCGTATCTACACCGCACAGCCAGACGCCGCGGCGTGAACCCATTGCGATTGATTTACTGAAACCTGATTTACTGGCCCGCGCACCGGGAGAACCGTCATGA
- the bcsR gene encoding cellulose biosynthesis protein BcsR encodes MNNEPTRIDTSARADLTENARADDDLRVLSQAFSLPEINYIDIARQARLSQMMARWPLLDELKEPAGSD; translated from the coding sequence ATGAATAACGAACCGACTCGTATAGATACCAGCGCACGCGCCGATTTAACCGAAAATGCAAGAGCCGATGACGATCTACGGGTTCTCAGTCAGGCCTTTTCTTTACCTGAAATAAACTATATCGATATCGCCCGTCAGGCGCGTCTGAGCCAAATGATGGCTCGCTGGCCGCTGCTGGATGAATTAAAAGAACCGGCCGGGAGCGACTGA
- the bcsQ gene encoding cellulose biosynthesis protein BcsQ yields MPVIALQGIRGGVGTTSIAAALGWAFQRLGESALVIDFSPDNLLRIHFNMPFEQRRGWARAEADGAPWQTGAMQYLPGLDFLPFGRLNTQEVATLQQHYHQHPARWQNNLTQLSAAGRHRWILIDVPADNSPLTRQALATANTVFQVVAADANCHSRLHQQVLPRQCHFLVNQFSTLSTLQQDLHQLWLHTLSHLLPLVVHRDEALAESLMLKQPLGECRPDSVAAEEIMTLANWCLIHVKESGV; encoded by the coding sequence ATGCCCGTGATTGCATTGCAGGGAATCCGCGGCGGCGTGGGCACAACCTCGATAGCCGCCGCACTGGGGTGGGCCTTCCAACGGCTGGGTGAATCCGCGCTGGTGATTGATTTCTCGCCGGACAATTTGCTGCGCATTCACTTTAATATGCCGTTTGAGCAACGCCGCGGCTGGGCGCGAGCAGAAGCCGACGGCGCGCCGTGGCAAACCGGCGCTATGCAATATCTACCCGGACTGGATTTTCTGCCGTTCGGTCGCCTGAACACGCAGGAAGTCGCCACGCTCCAACAGCATTACCACCAGCACCCTGCACGCTGGCAAAACAATCTGACGCAGCTCAGCGCGGCGGGTCGCCATCGCTGGATACTGATCGATGTCCCGGCGGACAATAGCCCGCTCACGCGGCAGGCGCTAGCCACCGCGAACACCGTGTTTCAGGTGGTGGCGGCGGATGCCAACTGCCATTCGCGCTTACATCAGCAGGTATTGCCGCGTCAGTGTCATTTTCTGGTGAATCAATTCTCCACCCTCAGCACGCTCCAGCAGGATTTACACCAGCTCTGGCTGCACACGCTTTCACACCTGTTGCCGCTGGTAGTACACCGCGACGAAGCCCTGGCAGAATCGCTAATGCTGAAACAGCCGCTGGGTGAGTGCCGCCCGGACAGCGTGGCAGCGGAAGAGATCATGACGCTGGCAAACTGGTGCCTGATTCACGTTAAGGAAAGCGGCGTATGA
- the bcsA gene encoding UDP-forming cellulose synthase catalytic subunit — protein sequence MSGILRLFLVPPARQAIQQRYRGYRQQGASAFAAFFATLFAILGWIFLRLESEGWQQIRAQRTYWFPHISPQRPRPADILRYLTQGLWLLTIKNGQLPTSRRNVFSALPRWRQRYMNAQQALFARFSHANTDDREDSDSASAKTNSIQTLVTVILSLLCAALALLCITQPFDLLSQFIFMTLLWSIAMLVRNMPGRMPTLMMIALSFTVSCRYLWWRYTETLNWDDPLSLICGMLLLAAETYAWVVLVLGYFQTIWPLNRHPVSLPEDSKTWPTVDLMIPTYNEPLSVVKPTVYAALGIDWPKDKLNIYILDDGGRAEFKAFAEEVGVHYIARVTHEHAKAGNINNALKQAEGEFVAIFDCDHVPTRSFLQLTMGWFFKDKKLAMLQTPHHFFSPDPFERNLGRFRRTPNEGTLFYGLVQDGNDMWDATFFCGSCAILRRKPLDEIGGIAVETVTEDAHTSLRLHRRGYSSAYIRIPQAAGLATESLSAHIGQRIRWARGMVQIFRLDNPLLGKGLKLGQRLCYANAMMHFLSGIPRLIFLTAPLAFLLLHAYIIFAPALAIALYVLPHMVHASLTNSRIQGRYRHSFWSEIYETVLAWYIARPTTVALFNPHKGKFNVTAKGGLVEEQHVDWVITRPYLVLVLLNIAGVVYGVWRLIYGPQEEIMTVLISLLWVAYNMTILGGAVAVAVEAKQVRQAHRVEMSMSAAILRPDGHLFPCVLRDYSDGGVGVETRESGILQVGDSVSLLLKRGQQEYAFPFSVTRAFDNKIGLRMTNLTIRQHIDFIQCTFARADTWALWQDSFPQDKPVESLVDVLALGFRGYLRLADYAPPVIRNIILAFLNIVVWVVSFIPRYVGKRTVTDQPDAALPEKVVHQGKTPFAHETRFAQENLFAEKTVA from the coding sequence ATGAGCGGGATCCTGCGCCTCTTTCTCGTCCCACCCGCCAGACAGGCGATACAGCAGCGCTACCGCGGCTATCGTCAGCAGGGAGCGTCCGCTTTCGCCGCCTTTTTCGCTACGCTGTTTGCGATACTCGGCTGGATCTTCCTGCGGCTGGAGTCTGAGGGTTGGCAACAGATTCGCGCGCAGCGAACCTACTGGTTCCCACACATCTCACCTCAACGTCCGCGTCCGGCCGATATTCTTCGCTACCTGACGCAGGGTCTTTGGCTGCTGACCATCAAAAACGGCCAGCTGCCGACATCGCGCCGCAATGTCTTCTCCGCGCTACCGCGCTGGCGGCAACGCTACATGAACGCGCAGCAAGCGCTGTTTGCCCGCTTTAGCCACGCGAATACTGACGATCGCGAAGACAGTGATTCAGCTTCAGCCAAAACGAACAGCATACAAACGCTGGTGACGGTGATACTGAGCCTGCTGTGTGCGGCGCTGGCGCTGCTATGCATCACGCAGCCGTTTGATTTGCTGTCGCAGTTTATCTTCATGACGCTGCTGTGGAGCATCGCCATGCTCGTTCGTAACATGCCGGGACGCATGCCAACGCTCATGATGATCGCCCTTTCCTTCACGGTCTCCTGCCGTTATCTGTGGTGGCGCTACACTGAAACGCTGAACTGGGACGACCCTCTCAGCCTGATCTGCGGCATGCTACTGCTGGCGGCGGAAACCTATGCCTGGGTCGTGTTGGTGCTGGGTTATTTCCAGACGATTTGGCCGCTGAACCGCCATCCAGTTTCACTGCCGGAAGACAGCAAAACGTGGCCGACCGTCGATCTGATGATCCCGACCTACAACGAACCGTTGAGCGTCGTAAAACCGACGGTGTATGCCGCGCTGGGCATCGACTGGCCTAAGGATAAGCTCAATATTTATATTCTGGATGACGGCGGCCGCGCCGAATTTAAAGCCTTCGCAGAAGAAGTCGGCGTCCATTACATCGCCCGCGTCACACACGAACATGCCAAAGCCGGGAACATCAACAACGCCCTGAAACAGGCGGAAGGCGAATTCGTCGCCATTTTCGACTGTGACCACGTCCCGACCCGTTCCTTTCTGCAATTAACCATGGGCTGGTTTTTCAAAGACAAAAAGCTGGCGATGCTGCAAACGCCGCACCATTTCTTCTCACCTGACCCGTTTGAGCGCAACCTGGGCCGCTTCCGCCGCACGCCTAATGAAGGCACGTTGTTCTACGGCCTGGTTCAGGACGGTAACGACATGTGGGACGCCACGTTCTTCTGCGGCTCCTGCGCCATCCTGCGGCGTAAACCGCTGGATGAGATTGGCGGTATCGCGGTCGAAACGGTCACGGAGGATGCGCACACCTCGCTGCGCCTGCATCGCCGTGGATACAGCTCGGCATATATCCGCATTCCGCAGGCCGCCGGACTCGCGACCGAGAGCCTCTCGGCCCACATCGGGCAACGTATCCGCTGGGCACGCGGCATGGTACAGATCTTCCGGTTGGATAACCCGCTGTTAGGCAAAGGGCTAAAACTGGGGCAACGGCTGTGTTACGCCAACGCCATGATGCACTTTCTGTCCGGTATTCCTCGGCTGATCTTCCTGACTGCGCCGCTGGCGTTTCTCCTGCTGCATGCCTACATCATTTTCGCCCCGGCTCTGGCCATCGCGCTCTACGTGCTACCGCACATGGTGCACGCCAGCCTGACCAACTCACGCATTCAGGGTCGCTACCGCCACTCGTTCTGGAGTGAAATCTATGAAACCGTGCTGGCGTGGTACATCGCCCGCCCGACTACCGTCGCGCTGTTTAACCCGCACAAAGGGAAATTCAACGTGACGGCCAAAGGCGGGCTGGTTGAAGAACAGCACGTTGACTGGGTGATCACGCGGCCTTATCTGGTGCTGGTGCTGCTGAATATCGCCGGCGTGGTGTACGGCGTCTGGCGCCTGATTTACGGGCCGCAGGAAGAGATCATGACGGTGCTCATCAGCCTGCTTTGGGTCGCGTATAACATGACCATTCTGGGTGGAGCCGTTGCGGTTGCGGTAGAGGCCAAACAGGTTCGTCAGGCGCATCGGGTGGAGATGTCGATGTCCGCCGCGATTCTGCGCCCCGATGGCCATCTTTTCCCCTGCGTCCTGCGCGACTATTCCGATGGCGGCGTCGGCGTTGAAACCCGCGAGTCAGGCATTCTTCAGGTCGGGGACAGCGTCTCGCTGCTGTTAAAACGCGGCCAGCAGGAATACGCCTTCCCTTTCAGCGTCACCCGCGCGTTCGATAACAAGATTGGCCTGCGCATGACCAATCTGACCATCCGCCAGCATATTGATTTCATTCAGTGTACCTTTGCTCGCGCCGATACCTGGGCGCTCTGGCAAGACAGTTTCCCGCAGGATAAACCGGTCGAAAGTCTGGTTGATGTGCTGGCACTCGGCTTTCGCGGTTACCTGCGTCTGGCGGATTACGCCCCGCCCGTCATACGCAACATTATTCTGGCCTTCCTCAACATCGTGGTCTGGGTCGTGTCATTCATCCCGCGCTATGTAGGAAAACGCACCGTCACAGACCAGCCGGACGCTGCACTACCGGAAAAAGTCGTCCATCAGGGCAAGACGCCATTTGCCCATGAAACGCGATTTGCACAAGAGAACCTGTTTGCAGAAAAGACAGTGGCTTGA
- the bcsB gene encoding cellulose biosynthesis cyclic di-GMP-binding regulatory protein BcsB produces the protein MTKKIIWFTALALGVSSLSQAVTAPHASTPTTGDATQPPATATPATTMPAVPLAPPSTNAAVRNVMLPFAQIAPAPGTFALRGVNPDGQIEFGVRSDEVVTQASLDLEFTPSPALIPTESHIKIYLNNELMGVTPLGKEQMGKSNRVHIPIDPRYITDFNRLQLVFVGHYQNICENPASTSLWLDVSKASTLNLQVQKLTLKDDLSPFPAPFFDSRDTRPLTLPIVFAGQPDLVQQRAAAMLASWFGSKAQWRGQSFPALFNQLPESHGIVFATNDKRPDFLRDTPAVNGPTVSIISHPSDPHIKLLLVQGRDDNELLTAVQGIAQGNTLFRGQSVTIDKVEQLAPRQPYDAPNWVRTDRPMTFAELQQYNEQLQTDGIVPRPISLTMNLPPDLFLIRSQGIDMRLKYRYTAPQIQDGSRLSINLNNQFVQAFSLAPEHDQNSLLMRLPLTQGLWDSDKSLSIPALKLGTTNQLRFDFSYTTLLSSGTADRCETYTPVVNHAVIDSNSTINFSGYRHFMAMPDLRAFANAGYPFSRLADLSQTLVLVNKQPQPAQVSAMLNAIGNIGAQTGYPALAVQLSDDWTQIDKQDSDILMIGAIPPALHDDSKINLLVEQTQSWIKQPTRQTAVPDTGSPESDAKPDSKTTVSGDGPMSAIIGFQSPYHDQRSVVALLADSPQGYTLLNNALIDSEKRASLFGSVSVIRESGINNLRVGDIYYVGHLPWWERIWHALAQHPVWLAIISTLTVIIVAWLLWRGLKFFSRRRLSPDERD, from the coding sequence ATGACGAAAAAAATAATCTGGTTCACCGCATTGGCTTTAGGCGTCAGCTCATTATCTCAGGCTGTCACCGCGCCGCACGCATCGACTCCGACAACGGGGGATGCAACCCAGCCGCCTGCCACCGCAACGCCAGCGACGACCATGCCTGCGGTTCCACTGGCGCCGCCGTCGACCAACGCTGCCGTGCGCAACGTGATGCTGCCCTTTGCGCAAATCGCACCGGCCCCGGGCACCTTTGCATTACGCGGCGTCAATCCCGATGGGCAAATTGAGTTCGGCGTTCGCAGCGACGAGGTGGTCACACAGGCATCGCTCGACCTCGAATTTACCCCGTCACCGGCGCTGATCCCCACCGAGTCGCATATCAAGATTTACCTGAACAACGAGCTAATGGGCGTCACGCCACTTGGCAAAGAGCAGATGGGGAAATCCAACCGCGTTCATATTCCTATCGATCCACGCTACATCACGGACTTTAACCGCCTGCAACTGGTGTTCGTCGGCCATTATCAGAACATCTGTGAAAACCCGGCCAGTACCAGCCTGTGGCTGGATGTCAGTAAAGCCAGCACGCTCAACCTGCAAGTCCAGAAGCTAACGCTGAAGGACGATCTGTCGCCGTTCCCTGCGCCATTCTTTGACAGCCGCGATACCCGCCCGCTGACGCTGCCCATCGTCTTTGCCGGCCAGCCGGATCTGGTGCAGCAGCGTGCCGCCGCGATGCTCGCCTCCTGGTTTGGTAGCAAAGCACAGTGGCGCGGGCAGTCTTTCCCGGCGCTTTTCAATCAGTTGCCAGAGAGTCACGGTATTGTGTTCGCCACCAACGATAAGCGGCCGGATTTCCTACGCGATACCCCCGCGGTGAACGGGCCAACGGTATCTATCATCAGCCACCCCAGCGATCCGCACATCAAGCTGCTGCTGGTTCAGGGGCGGGATGACAATGAGTTGCTCACCGCCGTGCAGGGCATCGCCCAGGGGAACACGCTGTTCCGTGGGCAGAGCGTCACCATCGATAAGGTGGAGCAACTTGCCCCGCGCCAGCCGTATGACGCGCCCAACTGGGTTCGCACCGACCGCCCGATGACCTTCGCCGAGCTTCAGCAATATAACGAACAGCTGCAAACCGACGGTATCGTGCCTCGACCGATTTCACTCACCATGAACCTGCCGCCCGACCTGTTCCTGATTCGTAGTCAGGGCATTGATATGCGCCTGAAATACCGCTACACCGCACCGCAGATTCAGGATGGTTCACGTCTGAGCATCAACCTGAACAACCAGTTCGTGCAGGCCTTCTCGCTGGCGCCGGAGCACGACCAGAACTCCCTGTTAATGCGCCTCCCGCTGACGCAGGGGCTATGGGATTCTGACAAGAGCCTGTCCATTCCAGCGCTCAAACTGGGCACTACCAACCAGTTGCGCTTTGATTTCAGCTACACCACGCTGCTCTCCAGCGGCACCGCTGACCGCTGTGAAACTTATACGCCGGTCGTGAATCACGCCGTTATCGACAGCAACTCGACGATTAACTTCTCTGGCTACCGCCACTTTATGGCAATGCCGGATCTGCGTGCCTTTGCCAATGCTGGCTACCCGTTCAGCCGGCTGGCTGACCTGTCACAAACGCTGGTGCTGGTGAACAAACAGCCACAGCCGGCTCAGGTCAGCGCCATGCTGAACGCCATCGGTAACATTGGGGCGCAAACCGGCTACCCAGCGTTGGCGGTACAGCTCAGCGATGACTGGACGCAAATCGACAAGCAGGACAGCGATATTTTGATGATCGGCGCTATCCCGCCGGCGCTGCACGATGACAGCAAAATCAACCTGCTGGTCGAGCAAACGCAAAGCTGGATCAAGCAACCAACGCGTCAGACCGCAGTCCCGGATACGGGGTCGCCTGAATCTGACGCGAAGCCAGACAGTAAAACCACCGTCAGCGGTGACGGCCCGATGTCGGCGATTATCGGCTTCCAGTCTCCGTATCACGACCAGCGTAGCGTTGTCGCGTTGCTGGCCGATAGCCCACAGGGCTATACGCTACTCAATAACGCGCTGATCGACAGCGAAAAAAGAGCGTCGCTATTCGGTTCCGTTTCCGTCATCCGCGAATCGGGCATCAATAATCTCCGCGTCGGAGACATTTATTACGTCGGCCATCTGCCGTGGTGGGAGCGCATCTGGCACGCTCTGGCACAGCACCCCGTCTGGCTGGCCATCATATCGACCCTTACCGTCATTATTGTTGCCTGGCTGCTGTGGCGTGGCCTGAAATTCTTCAGTCGCCGTCGCCTGTCGCCGGATGAAAGGGACTAA
- the bcsZ gene encoding cellulose synthase complex periplasmic endoglucanase BcsZ — protein sequence MPRVLRYLIPTLLWLWTSLATAAVCDWPAWEQYKQHYISAEGRVIDTSTPNKITTSEGQSYAMFFALVANDRVMFDRLLQWTENNLSAGDLSAHLPAWLWGENKDKQWTVLDPNSASDADLWIAYSLLEAGRLWKEARYQTVGAALLARIAKEEVVHIPGLGVMLLPGKVGFAEKESWRVNPSYLPPQLLARFAPLGETWKAMQRTTQRLLLETAPKGFSPDWVIWQKDKGWQPDTTKPNVGSYDAIRVYLWAGMMSDSSKGKTDLVKQFQPMIQQTIQQGLPPEKTDTATGAVTGQGSVGFSASLLPMLSRQPDALAAQRQRLADNPPGDDAYFSASLTLFGQGWDQKRYRFTSQGQLLPSRGSQCTTTP from the coding sequence ATGCCACGCGTGCTGCGCTACCTGATCCCCACGCTGCTGTGGCTATGGACTTCCCTGGCCACCGCCGCCGTCTGCGACTGGCCAGCCTGGGAGCAGTACAAGCAGCATTACATCAGCGCGGAAGGACGGGTGATTGATACCTCCACACCCAACAAAATCACCACGTCCGAGGGACAAAGCTACGCTATGTTCTTTGCGCTGGTCGCCAACGATCGCGTGATGTTTGATCGGCTGTTGCAATGGACGGAAAACAACCTGTCCGCAGGTGATTTGAGCGCTCATCTGCCCGCCTGGCTGTGGGGAGAGAACAAGGATAAGCAGTGGACGGTGCTGGATCCGAACTCTGCTTCCGATGCCGACCTGTGGATTGCCTATAGCCTGCTTGAAGCTGGCCGACTGTGGAAAGAAGCACGCTATCAGACAGTCGGTGCCGCGCTGCTCGCACGTATCGCCAAGGAAGAGGTCGTTCATATTCCGGGGTTGGGCGTGATGTTGCTGCCCGGCAAAGTGGGCTTCGCCGAGAAAGAGAGCTGGCGCGTAAACCCAAGCTACCTTCCACCACAGTTGCTGGCTCGATTTGCTCCGCTGGGTGAGACGTGGAAAGCCATGCAGCGCACCACGCAGCGCCTGCTGTTGGAAACCGCGCCGAAAGGATTCTCGCCTGATTGGGTCATCTGGCAAAAAGATAAGGGCTGGCAGCCCGATACCACTAAACCCAACGTCGGCAGCTACGACGCCATCCGCGTCTATCTGTGGGCAGGGATGATGTCCGACAGCAGCAAAGGAAAAACCGATCTGGTCAAACAGTTTCAGCCGATGATTCAGCAGACCATCCAGCAAGGCCTGCCGCCTGAAAAAACGGACACCGCGACAGGTGCCGTCACCGGACAGGGGTCGGTAGGTTTTTCTGCCTCGCTGCTGCCGATGCTCTCCCGTCAACCGGACGCACTGGCTGCCCAGCGACAGCGGCTCGCCGACAATCCACCGGGGGACGATGCGTATTTCTCCGCCTCTCTGACGCTCTTTGGTCAGGGATGGGATCAGAAGCGCTATCGCTTCACTTCACAAGGCCAACTTTTACCGTCTCGGGGCAGCCAATGTACAACAACACCTTAA